The Mercenaria mercenaria strain notata chromosome 6, MADL_Memer_1, whole genome shotgun sequence genome contains the following window.
CTAAACAGCCCCTTATTTTTGCGATTATAATCTTTCTTAGAAGCAAGGCAGTTTTCGTAGTAGGTTGAGACCTGACTTATGAACCAAGAAGCCAGCCACTAATCTTTAGCGGATCGAATGTTTTACGTCATAGTGTAACAGCAGATAATGCGTTCCGTTTGGGGAAATTATAAGTCTAATATTTGAGGAAAACAAGTCTGTATTGGGCTTTGTAGTGATTTTTATTACCGTTTGATAATACCATTGTTATTCCAGGTATATATAATGACGAACTGACATTTTCTTCTACATTTCAGCTTACTTTCATCAAACCCATAGATGCCGTAATGGACAGCATTTCTGACGTCATGAAAATCACACGTTTTTTCATGCGCTACGACAAAAAATTCGAAAACAATGAAGTCGTCCTTTTCGAAGAGTTCTTAGAGggtgatttcaaaatatttgttgatgcCCATGGCTCAGCGACAGAAAATGGTTCAGAAGTACTAGACGCATTTTGTCATTTCACATATCACGTTTCCAAAGAAAATTTAGTGGTATGCAACCTAAAAGGCATTGAAGAGGAGGGAGAGTACAAACTAACCAATCCCACAGTTCATTCACGTGAGGGTTGCTATGGTGATAAGGACAAGCGTGATGTAGGGATCAGTGACTTTTTCTGTAACCACATCTGCAATTCACTGTGTGAAAACTTCATAAAACCAGACACTTTGCACGTGCAAGAATGTTACGAGGAACCATGTGCTCCAAATCACTGTTGCACCAGCGATGACACCATAAGCAAAGAAAGAGAAACAGAAGAAGGAATGTCATTTATGGAACAAAAGAACAATGAACGGGGACAGATTTTACTACCGGAATATACGTCTTCAGATCCTCTTGGTCCGCCGTCATATGACACGTGCATAAATGGCAAATGACGTATTTACCCGTTGATATATATAGTTACAAATGAAATCTCTATACTGTAAAGAATAACCCCTCAAGTGTTTCAAATGAGATCTATAATGTTACAAATAAGATCTCTCTTGTTACAAATGAGCTATGTAGTGTTACAAATGAACTATATAGTGATACAAATTAGACCTATAGGGTTACAAATGAGATGCTTGCGGTCGTTTACTAAAGTTTGAAAAGTGTAGTTTCTGATCTCTCTGTAGTGTTACTGGACATTCAATCCAAGGTCACTTTACGAACGTGCTATGCATAAAGAGCAAGTTTCACGTGCTCACACGCAagggaatataaaaaaaatgtatgctaTTTTTTTCCAGCGATGTTCAAAGTGCATAGTGAGCTCTATAAAAGGGTATATTTTTGTGTTCTCAATTAGGCTATAGGTGTTCCTAACATTTTTCACAATAATGGCtctcaatatcatttttacaagatattcattgtatatatttgtaatagaATGATTGACATATCTATATTCAGtcttttgtctctagttattcttgttttcaatttaaattcatttatttattgtttcataTGAGTTTTTTTGCAGGTGTGTGTTCGCTTTATAAATAATCAAGTTTGGAACAaaaaatgttcatctttatgtATACCAGGCTGTGCCATTTGTATAAGTTTTAACCAAAGATGTTCAGAAAATACCAATTATATACATAGTCAAGGAGTTTTTGTGATGCAATATTTAGCATAGTAATTTTTTTTACGtactacatgtattattttatgcactttaaatatatatatttttacctaACAATGTATGTAAGATTACTTAAACAATAGAAATGGTCAAACGGATGTATTGAATcgacatatttattttcaggcTAGTTAGGTATTTGTCTCTTGCTGGATGAATGCCCTATATGGATATAGTAAACTATGGATTTCTAACAGATGACTTTTAAGTTCCATGACTTTTAAGTTCCATTAAACCTTCCGCATTTGTACGTTTTAAGTCTTTCTTTACTTGGTTCGAATCTCTTTCCTATTGCATGCTTTTGTATCAGATGCACTGTGTATTTTTAACACTTATTGTAttgggttttgtttttgttttttgtagtgTTCTTTAATTTCCtgctatatttttattatacattccTTTCTAGCTATGTGCAATAACTCTAACTCTATTACATGAAGAGTTACCGGTCCTTGCTTTTTAGTTACTTTAGTTTATACTGGtctatttacatgtacttttgtcGATTATGAACAAAACATTGTTGAAATGTGGCAGGTGTTTGCAATTCTAATATATATCGCATAGTCTATTCCTTTTtaggaaaatactttttttttattttctttgagtTTACTTTTTGAGATGATATTTACTTACGGAAATGTGTGGTAAATGCAAATATACTACCAAATACGGATAAAGAAGAAAATCTCAAAGGAGCAGCAGAATTCGAATTCTTTTTAAGCCGAAACTTTATTTGTTAAGCCAGATCTTTGCACTGGAGTTcactatatttattttttgaaatactgataactcgtcatttaaaggttttttttgtttaattacgttttagttttgaaattgtatttggAAATATAAACAGAAAGTCTTATATTTACATGTGTTATTCATAGTCCTGTGtataaattatttgcattgttATTTCATTAGATGTGCTCTTTACATTGTTTTGTTTGGATAGTATATGAAGTTTGTTAGTATAGAGTTAGATTccaattatttatttaaatatattataaccttaGTTGTTGTGTTTATAACCAAACTGATCAATaatttaaactaatttattttataacataggatagaaaaaaaaacaatattttacatgattTCCCTAGTGGAAGGCGTTGCTTGGTCTAATGTGCCCGTTTTTCATACAGTGaagatttttagattttgaaattgtattttaCTATCAATGTCAAACTTTAAGGCACAGACTGTATCCCTATTTTACTGCATTTATCTTGTAAAACGTTTCCtttaaatgaatttcatgtaATTTCATGTGACCGTTCATCTTCATTTCATACAGAAAACATTAATCTTAGAATCATGatacttattttcatttcataggATTACCATGTTCAACCATCCAAAAAGGTAAAagctatatgagccgtgccatgagaa
Protein-coding sequences here:
- the LOC128545979 gene encoding uncharacterized protein LOC128545979 isoform X1, with protein sequence MDSTQLSIAVLLLNNENKTQRKLAMGMFDFTIENSTLPSILPWKFGQDYWCSFELYPERTGKTFYIFRGMAYHNKDYWSGTMVAVKTFRHLEGTVSDWMSYKERCDVTRKLVADFNKHLASVTCDTKLTFIKPIDAVMDSISDVMKITRFFMRYDKKFENNEVVLFEEFLEGDFKIFVDAHGSATENGSEVLDAFCHFTYHVSKENLVVCNLKGIEEEGEYKLTNPTVHSREGCYGDKDKRDVGISDFFCNHICNSLCENFIKPDTLHVQECYEEPCAPNHCCTSDDTISKERETEEGMSFMEQKNNERGQILLPEYTSSDPLGPPSYDTCINGK
- the LOC128545979 gene encoding alpha-protein kinase vwkA-like isoform X2, translated to MGMFDFTIENSTLPSILPWKFGQDYWCSFELYPERTGKTFYIFRGMAYHNKDYWSGTMVAVKTFRHLEGTVSDWMSYKERCDVTRKLVADFNKHLASVTCDTKLTFIKPIDAVMDSISDVMKITRFFMRYDKKFENNEVVLFEEFLEGDFKIFVDAHGSATENGSEVLDAFCHFTYHVSKENLVVCNLKGIEEEGEYKLTNPTVHSREGCYGDKDKRDVGISDFFCNHICNSLCENFIKPDTLHVQECYEEPCAPNHCCTSDDTISKERETEEGMSFMEQKNNERGQILLPEYTSSDPLGPPSYDTCINGK